One genomic region from Buteo buteo chromosome 12, bButBut1.hap1.1, whole genome shotgun sequence encodes:
- the URB2 gene encoding unhealthy ribosome biogenesis protein 2 homolog: MAAIYSGIYLKLKSAKTSWEEKLKLAHFAWISHQCVLPNKEQVLLDWVSHALVSYYNKKSELEDEVVEKLWAYLDNVIHSRRLQNLLKGGKTIGLSFSIAQVINERLSEACSQKTQQNIGTVLSCSSGILSTPSLSIIYTAKCELLVDLLSKLSKLACQQLASDDAVGSQLFSVLQLTFAQYLLIQRQQTNPNRVFGQVTSHLLQPCLLLRHLLSVRSWTQADDNHVRQHLSREIRNQVETLLQAGLFQPELFSSYKEELLPEQELQEKKKGALKSLLLPVNTVQTKLGSGFCEPALHGAVVAGSVSLLYKLFLDSYCKAENHLVCFHMLSRLFGCLRLSGLQQGMREDTLSSADWSTDLLALEQLLNLVLSSDIYNVASDRIRHKEVQFGFYRKLAQMLMRHSQASIPAWFRCLKLLMSLNHLIVEPDLDDLVASAWIDAKVSEPRTNKPQEALINTVFQTYSKLRQFPRLFEEVLTVICWPAADELRPPVFSAGLTVKLHECLLELPPSQILDILCLFVEKCQTLIIPAVEGSADMALKLLSVSSVLHAFLFNMRSLDDVTPSPVVLRTQSLLAKMQKGVIQPLMELLQAPRGEEEKSDLWLRKASDSALLLVYTWVEVDTLFGVSCSKYVSPTAEIAAAVTEPAARHWGISAFLPGVEEQCWERVMELADSFPSTSKYCLELLTLQKMKMILMQTKADLQALQHAAAFILESGRSSMSRGESEPWDGDISAISNLTYPTAHWHLVISNLTILLPYISLKDVEYIANVLLETLVLAKAQEAATDQEPSISIGKISLGLMHSSFLPEMKVLHCAFLTSLIHQIARVLPTAARDSVDLPLQLLAAGNIPWHEEILAPCRPVDPLEEPSENKLLKDELSLSWKTLEKVAQCIVLLAKNDCPVIVKESQLENCLGLLEIASLLKLDSLLPSDCTRCFLVLLSLLVNTRASVSCSKLLLLKFLSTCFHLLRCLQAGRNANSVFKVFHASDVLEAVMTSQLTASKNFTDVLTVPVWAQYLQEVQAFLENFLQMIIERRQSVRLNLEKFMSFLVSCKPDVGAAKSKDSNAAAGQLLLMAFTTLCHVVTLYLQQLPEKKLQSADVLSALLEPVVLQMVRTVEHGLQSNTQNQPLPVAFIPSVTTLLKADLSHGVKKGWQKEPSGFLEQPRIKLYQKFYSQILRELPFAGGNLQFLQSALQFLTVFCSVPELYPGKEAAVMVVFTIKKLLTGPAITTQVIQSMERELTEVLVQLLGNCSAEEFYTIMRLVLQGLEMKNVWQQKAKEVLSAVTLTKLLLSCPLSGDKEKAFWFASPQIITALAMQTKEACQDQSLISTIVVPILETVAALLRQGEGVLLNPHHVSLAFSILLTVPLDRLKTEDYRNVFLGVHEVLFSIVQCHPKVLLKAAPSFLNSFHRLVVSVMHEGRQKGDRGSTDEFEDILKCAHLVERMYTHIAAEMEDFTVFSAFIVAQYVTELQKVTLHPAVKSHLTEGIYHILDLCIERDIKFLNASLPAGVREVFKDLYNDYNHYHKTKKQGEEKYTA; this comes from the exons GTATTACTCGATTGGGTGAGCCATGCGTTGGTTTCATACTACAATAAGAAATCTGAACTGGAGGATGAAGTTGTTGAGAAACTCTGGGCGTATCTAGACAACGTTATCCATAGTAGAAGACTACAGAATCTCTTAAAGGGTGGGAAGACAATCGGTCTCAGTTTTTCAATTGCACAG GTCATAAATGAAAGGTTATCAGAGGCCTGTTCtcaaaaaacacagcaaaacattgGCACAGTGCTGAGTTGCTCCAGTGGCATCCTTTCTACTCCTTCGCTCTCCATCATTTACACAGCAAAGTGTGAGCTCTTGGTCGATCTCCTCAGCAAGCTGTCCAAGCTGGCATGTCAGCAGCTGGCTTCTGACGATGCTGTGGGCTCCCAGTTGTTCAGCGTCCTCCAGCTTACCTTTGCTCAGTACCTCCTGATCCAGAGGCAGCAAACCAACCCGAATCGTGTGTTTGGGCAAGTGACAAGTCACTTGCTCCAGCCATGTCTGCTCCTGAGGCACTTGCTAAGTGTGAGGAGCTGGACACAAGCAGATGACAACCATGTTCGTCAGCATCTGAGCAGGGAAATCCGAAACCAAGTAGAAACTTTGCTGCAGGCTGGGTTATTTCAGCCTGAACTTTTCTCATCCTACAAAGAGGAGCTGCTGCCGGAACAGGAACTccaggagaagaagaaaggagctTTGAAAAGTCTTTTGTTACCAGTCAACACAGTGCAGACCAAGCTGGGCAGTGGCTTTTGTGAACCTGCCCTCCACGGAGCTGTTGTAGCTGGTTCAGTGTCCCTGCTATATAAGCTGTTTCTGGACTCGTACTGTAAGGCAGAAAACCACCTTGTGTGTTTCCACATGCTCAGCAGGCTTTTTGGCTGTCTCAGGCTCTCTGGCTTACAGCAGGGTATGAGGGAGGATACGCTCTCCTCTGCAGACTGGAGCACGGACCTGCTTGCTTTGGAACAACTCCTGAACTTGGTGCTTAGCAGTGATATCTATAATGTTGCCAGTGACCGTATCCGGCACAAGGAGGTACAGTTTGGGTTTTACCGCAAGCTAGCCCAGATGTTGATGAGGCACTCCCAAGCTTCCATCCCAGCTTGGTTCAGGTGTCTCAAACTCTTGATGTCATTAAACCACCTTATAGTAGAGCCAGACCTGGATGACTTAGTGGCTTCAGCTTGGATTGATGCCAAGGTCTCTGAGCCACGTACGAACAAGCCCCAGGAGGCTCTCATCAACACCGTGTTTCAGACTTATTCCAAGCTGCGACAGTTCCCACGGCTCTTTGAGGAAGTGCTGACAGTCATTTGCTGGCCAGCTGCTGATGAACTGAGGCCGCCTGTCTTCTCTGCTGGCCTGACAGTAAAGCTTCATGAGTGCCTCCTTGAACTGCCACCCAGCCAGATTCTGGACATTTTGTGCCTCTTCGTGGAGAAGTGCCAGACCCTTATTATTCCTGCTGTTGAAGGGTCAGCCGACATGGCCTTGAAGCTGCTCTCAGTGAGCTCAGTGCTGCATGCCTTTCTGTTCAACATGAGGAGCCTAGATGATGTCACTCCTTCACCTGTGGTCCTTCGCACTCAGAGTCTGCTGGCAAAGATGCAGAAGGGGGTAATTCAGCCACtgatggagctgctgcaggctcctagaggagaggaagagaagtcAGACCTTTGGCTAAGGAAGGCCAGTGACTCTGCTCTCCTCCTTGTTTACACTTGGGTTGAGGTAGACACTTTGTTTGGTGTTAGCTGCAGTAAATATGTGTCTCCAACAGCtgaaattgctgctgctgttactgaACCTGCTGCAAGGCACTGGGGCATTTCAGCTTTCCTCCCGGGTGTggaggagcagtgctgggagAGAGTCATGGAACTTGCAGATAGTTTTCCCTCCACTAGCAAATATTGCTTAGAACTGCTcacacttcagaaaatgaagatgatcTTAATGCAGACCAAAGCTGACCTACAGGCCTTGCAGCATGCTGCAGCTTTCATCCTGGAGTCTGGGAGATCCAGCATGAGCAGGGGAGAATCTGAACCATGGGATGGAGATATCAGTGCAATAAGCAATCTTACCTACCCTACAGCACATTGGCACCTTGTCATCTCCAACCTGACTATCCTATTGCCATATATTTCCTTGAAAGATGTGGAGTACATTGCAAATGTGCTTCTAGAGACCTTAGTATTGGCCAAAGCTCAGGAAGCTGCCACAGACCAGGAGCCTTCCATCAGCATTGGAAAGATATCTCTTGGTTTGATGCATAGCTCCTTTCTCCCAGAAATGAAGGTCCTGCACTGTGCTTTTCTGACCAGTCTTATTCATCAGATCGCTAGGGTGCTGCCCACTGCTGCCAGGGATTCAGTAGATCTGCCACTTCAATTGCTGGCTGCAGGTAATATCCCTTGGCATGAAGAAATCCTGGCTCCTTGCAGACCTGTTGACCCGTTGGAAGAACCATCCGAAAACAAACTGCTAAAGGATGAGCTCAGCTTGTCTTGGAAAACGCTGGAGAAAGTTGCCCAATGTATAGTATTGTTAGCAAAAAATGACTGCCCTGTCATCGTGAAAGAAAGTCAGCTAGAAAACTGCTTGGGTTTGCTAGAAATTGCTTCTCTTCTGAAACTAGACAGTCTTCTTCCCTCTGACTGTACCCGGTGTTTTCTGGTGCTGCTGTCCCTGTTAGTCAATACCAGGGCTAGTGTCTCTTGCAGCAAGCTGTTATTGCTGAAGTTTTTAAGTACCTGCTTCCACCTCCTGAGGTGCCTGCAAGCTGGCAGGAATGCCAACTCTGTTTTTAAGGTGTTTCATGCCAGTGATGTTCTTGAGGCTGTCATGACCTCCCAGCTTACAGCTAGCAAAAATTTCACTGATGTCTTGACGGTTCCTGTTTGGGCGCAGTATCTCCAGGAAGTCCaagcctttttggaaaattttctTCAGATGATTATTGAAAGAAGGCAAAGTGTGAGGCTAAACTTGGAGAAGTTCATGTCTTTCCTGGTGAGCTGCAAGCCGGATGTTGGTGCAGCCAAAAGCAAAGACTCGaatgctgcagctgggcagtTACTGCTCATGGCATTCACCACACTGTGTCATGTCGTCACACTCTACCTTCAGCAGCTGCCAGAAAAGAAGCTGCAGTCTGCAGATGTACTGTCTGCTCTGTTGGAGCCAGTAGTTCTGCAGATGGTCAGAACTGTTGAACACGGTCTTCAGAGTAACACCCAAAACCAGCCTTTGCCTGTAGCATTCATACCATCTGTCACTACTCTTCTCAAAGCAGATCTGAGCCATGGTGTCAAGAAGGGCTGGCAGAAGGAGCCCAGTGGGTTTTTGGAGCAACCCCGTATTAAACTGTACCAAAAGTTTTACTCTCAGATACTGAGAGAGCTGCCCTTCGCTGGGGGTAATCTGCAGTTCCTTCAGTCTGCGTTGCAGTTCCTGACGGTCTTCTGCTCAGTGCCAGAGCTGTATCCTGGAAAAGAAGCTGCGGTCATGGTTGTTTTTACTATAAAAAAGCTTCTCACTG GTCCTGCAATCACAACCCAGGTAATCCAAAGTATGGAGAGGGAGCTGACGGAGGTGCTTGTCCAGCTGCTGGGAAACTGCTCTGCTGAGGAGTTTTATACCATAATGAggctggtgctgcagggacTTGAAATGAAGAATGTTTGGCAACAAAAGGCTAAA gaaGTATTGTCAGCTGTTACGCTAACCAAATTGTTGCTCAGCTGCCCATTGAGTGGAGACAAAGAGAAAGCTTTCTGGTTTGCCAGCCCACAGATAATCACAGCTTTAGCT ATGCAAACCAAAGAGGCCTGTCAGGACCAGTCACTGATTTCCACCATAGTTGTACCTATTCTAGAGACTGTAGCAGCTCTGCTAAGGCAAGGAGAAGGGGTTCTCTTGAATCCACACCATGTGTCATTGGCATTCAGCATTCTCCTAACAGTCCCTCTGGATCGTCTGAAGACAGAAGACTATCGCAATGTCTTCCTGGGAGTCCATGAAGTGCTCTTCTCTATTGTGCAGTGTCATCCGAAG GTGCTGTTGAAAGCAGCACCATCTTTTCTGAACAGTTTCCATCGTCTGGTTGTTTCTGTCATGCATGAAGGACGTCAGAAAGGAGACAGAG GCAGCACAGATGAGTTTGAAGATATACTGAAGTGTGCACACTTGGTGGAACGGATGTATACTCATATTGCTGCAGAAATGGAGGACTTTacagtgttttctgctttcattgtGGCTCAGTATGTGACTGAATTGCAGAAG